Within the Leptotrichia sp. oral taxon 498 genome, the region ATTAACGCTGTTTTTCCGACATTTGGGTTTCCGACAAATGCTATATTTATCATTCTACCACCTCAATCTCTACCTTTTCTGCCAAATTTTCACTGAGAACAATTTTGGTTTCTACTGTTTTAATCAAAATATTCCCATTTGCAATATTTTCAATTTTGCAGATATCACCCCTACAAACTCCTAAACTAAGTAATCTCGTGTCAAGTTTTTTTTCAATAATGTCTTTTAAAAAAAACTTGTCCCCCACTTTTCCTTGCAATAAAGTCATCATAATCACTCCTCTAAAATACAAATTAATTTCTCTAAAATAATTTTATCTTCAAAATATAAATTACTTGTTTAATATTATATTTTGCTTATCAAAACTATTTTATACTTTTTTTGAAATTTTTGCAAGTATTTTTAAATAAAATATATATTTAATTATAAAAATATAATAGCCTAAATTTTTTGAGGATAAAATATTTTTTACTCAAATTTTTTTATCATTAAAATTTTTATTTTATTAAAAAATATTGATTTTTATAGAAAATAATTGTATTATTAAACAACGATTATAAAGAAGGAGAATTTTTTTATGCAGAAAAAAAAATTTTTTTTAATTTTACTTATTTTTCTGTCAATATTTTCGTGCAAAAGTTATGAAAAAATGGGACTCCAGACCAAAACTACCGTTTACAATGCCGACAATGTTGACTTTTACTACGATTTGACTTACAAAAAAGATGGCGCAACACATTACGAAAGACAAATTTGGGATCAGGCTTATGATATTTTGGACAACGCTCATGACTTCTTTCTTATGGATATTTTTGTTTTTAACGATTGGGTTGGAAAAGGTGTGGAAGAAAAATTGCATCCGCTTCCAATCGCTGAAGAATTTGCACAAAAAATTCTAGAAAAAAAGAAAAGAGAGCCAAATGTTGAAATTTATTTGATACTTGATGAGAGTAATACCTTTTACGGCGCATTTGACAATCCAACACACAAAAAATTGGAAGAAGCTGGAGTAAAAATAGGTTATGTCGATTTAGCAAAATTGCGTGACCCGCTGCACTTGTATTCAGCACCTTGGCGACTTTTTATAAGACCGTTTGGAAATCCTAAAAATGTTGGAAAAACTAAAAATCCAGCTTATGAAGGAACTGATCCAGTTACGATTAGAAGTATTTTAAGAGCGTTAAATGCCAAAGCTGACCACAGAAAATTGATTATGAACGAAAGCACGGCTATGCTAACTTCTGCAAATCCACATGCCGAAGGGTCAAGACATTCAAATGTGGCTTTTAAATTTTCTTCGCCAATCATTCAAAAAATTTACGACGCTGAAAAGCCAGTTGCAAGAATTACCAAAAAAGATGGAAGTTTAAAACAAAGATTGCCAAATAAAAAACTTGATATCCCAGCTTCTCAAAACGATAAAATTAAATTGCAATATTTTACTGAAGGAGCGACTGGAATTGACATTTCAAAAGAATTAAAAAAAGCGAGATTTGGTGACAAAGTTGTGATAGCGCAGTTCTTTTTGGCGGACAGAAAAATTATTAATGACATAAGAAAAGCCGCTAAAAGAGGTGTAAAATTTGAAATAATCTTAAACAATTCCACAGCCGGACTTCCAAACAAAGCATCCGCTGGAGAACTTATGAAATTTGCACGAAAGCACAATTACGACATCACAGTTAGATTTTACAACAAAGGCGAAGAGATGTATCACGTGAAAATGATGTCTATCTTTAAAAAGGATTATATGATAACTTATGGCGGCTCGACTAACTTTACAAGAAGAAATATGAGAAATTATAATTTAGAAAATGAACTAAAAATAATTTCGAGTTACGATCAAAAAGTTTCAAAACAAATTTCAGATTACTACGACAGACTTTGGACAAATAGAGATGGTGATTTTACTTTGCCGTATGATGAGAATAAAAATGAAGGAGTTTTTAATGATTTGCTTTTTAGATTTATTGAAATGAATGGAATTGGAATTTTTTAAAAAATTATGGGGAATAAAAATTCCCCATTTTTTTATATTAAATATTACATTATATTATACATCAACTGAAACAACTTTAGTTTCCCCAATTTCTTTATTCATCGTAATTCCATAAAGTCTGTGCGAACCTTTCATAGTTTCTTTATTGTGCGTGATTAAGATAAACTGCGATTTATCAGTAAAATTGTGAAGCAATTCCACAATTTTTTTCGTATTTTTTTCATCAAGAGCCGCTTCAATTTCGTCAAAAAAAGTAAAAGGACTCGGTCTGAACATAAAAATTGCCATAATAAACGAAACTGCCAACATTGATTTTTCTCCACCTGACAAAAGTAAAAGCGATTGCTCAGGTTTATTCTTGTATTTTACGCTAAGCTCAAGTCCCGTTGTCAAAATATCTTCAGGGTTTATCAGCTTTATGTTTCCCTTTGCTCCATTCAAAATATTTTCGCACATATATTCAAAATTTTTATTAATTTCTTCGTAAGCGGTTAAAAATTTTACTCGCACCTCATTTTCAATTTCTTCAATAAATTCCAAAAGTGTTTTTCGGCTTTCCACCAAATCTTTTTTTTGATTCACAAGATTTTCATATTCTTTATTTTCACGCTCAAATTTTTCAATTGACGACAAGTCAACTTCCCCAATTTCCGCCCGCCTTTTTTCATTTTTAGAAAGCTCTTTTTTTATTTCCAAAAATTCTTTTTCATTGCTTATCTCAAAATATTCTTCATCTTGCATAACTTTGCTTTCTTCAATTTCACCAATTTTTTCAGTTTCAAAATTCAAATCTTTTTCATTTTTTTTAATTTTTTCAGATAATTTTTCATTTTCACTTTGAAACTTAACAATTTCAATTTCTAAATTTTTTAGTTCTCCCAAAATTTCTCGCTCAAACTTTTCAAATTTTTGAATTTCTTCTTCATTTTTTTTAATTTCGGACAAAATATTTTTATTTTCATTTTCATATTTAGAAATTTCATTTTCTTTAGAAAAAATTTCAGAATTTAATTTTTTCTGTAAAATTTCTTTTTCATTTTCAAATTGTACAATATTTTCAATTTCCCTCAAATTTTTTTTGTAGTCGCTGTAAATTTCATCATATCTTTTTTTATTGCCCTCTTTTTTCACTTTCAAAATTTCATAATCTTTATCAACAATATTTAATTTTTGCAAAAATTTTTCAGTATTTTCAATTTTAGAACTCTCATTTTTAAGTTTTTCCAATTTTAAATTATTTTCTTTAATGTATTCGTCAATTTTTTTATTAACTCAAGATTTTGCAAAAGTTTTTTTTCTTTTTCCGAAATAAAATCGTCAATTTGAGAAATTTCATATTCCAAAGTGTCAATCGACCTTTTTTCCCGTGAAAAATTTCCGTTAAAATTATCGTAACTTTTTACGAACTCACTATATTCATTTTGAAATTCTCTAAAATTATTTTGCAACTCCTTTTTCCTTCTGTCAATTTTTTCAGCTTTTTCAAAAATTTTTTCAACTTTTTCATTAAACTCAAAAAACTTTTTTTCTTTTTCCAAAATTTTTTCTTCTAATTTTTTCAATTCTTTTTTTTGAAAAAGAAGCTCATCTCTTCTCTGCGAAAATCCTCCAGTCATTCTTCCACGAGAAGTGATAATATCGCCGTTAAGCGTCACAATTCTGTCACTAAAACCTTTTTTTAAAAGTTCAATTCCAATTTCCAAATTTTGTACAACAACAGAATTTCCATAAACAAACTGAACAACTTTTTCCAAGTTTTTATCAAATTTCACAATATTTCTTGCAAAATCAATTATTCCATTTTGACCTTTCGTATTTGAAACAATGCTTTTTTTCTCACTTTCACTAAATTCGCCAAACAATTTTTTTGAAAAATTTTTCTCAATTTTGGGAAGAAAATTCAAACTTTTAAAAACTTTTATATCGTTCATCGGCAAAAATGAAGCTCTTCCCATTTTTTCTTTTTTCAAAAGTTCAATGCAATTTCGTGCAACTTCAGTATTTTGTGTGACAATATCTTGAAACATTCCGCCTGACAAAGTTTGAATTGCCGCTTCAAAGCCAAAGGGAATTTCAATCAAATTTACAAAAGCTCCCACAACTCCATTTATTTTTTTGTCTAATATGTATTTAATGCTTTTGTTAAAAGTTTCATTGTTTTCAATCGCACTAGAAATCGCATTCTTTTTAATTTTCAAATTTTGAAGCTCAAAATTCATTTTATTTTTATTTTTCACATTTTCCGAATGTTTTTCTCGCAAATTGTCAATTTCACTTGTTAAGCGAGAAATTTCCTTTTCACTTTGCACTTTTTCCTTTTCTTTTTTTTCCTTTTGAAATTCAAATTTTTCTTTTTCTTGAATAAATTTTTCAAAATTCTCTTTTAATTTTTCCATTTGTGAAAAATTTCTTTTTTTCTCGTTTTTAGACAAAAAAATCCTTTTTTCCAAATCTTCATTTTCTCCAGCAATTTTTATTTTGTCAATCTCTAAATTAGAATTTTTTCGAGTTCTCTCTTTCAACTCTTTTTCGATTTTTTCACTTCTATTTTTTATTTCCAAAACTTTTTTATAAATTTCTTTTTTTTCTTTTTCTTTTTCAAAAAATTGTCTTTCCAAAATTTCTAATTCATTTTTTGAATCATTCAAAATTTTTTCTTTAGAAGAAATTTCAATTTCCAAATCTTTTTTTCTTTTCTCTTTTTCCAAAGCCTCAATTTCCAAATTAGAACTTTTATTCAAAATCTTAGAATACTCATCTTTAAGTTTTTCAATTTCGCCAAAATTACTATTTCTCTGTTTTTTTTGTAAAACAAGATTTTTTTTAGCTTCATCATTTTTTTTGCCAATTTTTTCCGATTCTTCTCGCTTCTCAGACAAATTTTTTTCAAGTTTTTCCAATTTTTCCAAAATTTCACTATTTTTTTCTTCAAACTCATCACGCAAAAATTTTTTTTCATTAATTCCATATTCCAGAATCATAAATTTTTGAGTGTCCATTTTATCAGAAATTTTTTTGTAAAGCCTTGCCTTTTTTTGTTCAATTTTAAGTTCTTCCACTCTTTTTGACAAACTTTTTTCCACATAGTCTATTTTCTCAATTTCATTTTTGACATTTTCAAGTTTTTTCGTAGCTTCTTCCTTCTCATTCTTAGCCTTTTTAACTCCAGCTGCTTCCTCAATTATTTCTCTAAGCTCTTTTGGCGAAGACCCAATTATCCGCTCAACTCGTCCTTGACCAATCACAGAATAAGCCTGTTTCCCAATTCCTGTATCCAAAAACAAGTTGTGAATATCTTTTAGCCGAATTCTTTCGTTATTCAAAAAATATTGATTTTCCCCACTTTTAAAAATTTTCCGAGTGATTTTCACATCTGTAAAATCAATGTCCAAATATTTATCGTCGTTGTTAATATAAAGACTGACTTCTGCTTGATTTTTTGCCTTTTTATTTTTTCCTCCAGAAAAAATCACATCTGAACTCTCTTTCGCCCTAATATTTTTATAACTCTGCTCTCCCAAAACCCACAGAATTGCATCCAGAATATTACTTTTTCCACTCCCATTCGGTCCCACAATTGAAGTTATTCCGCTGTCAAATTCAATTATTGTTTTATTTGCAAACGACTTAAAGCCGTTTATCTCCAATGCCTTTAAATACATCGCTTTTCCTTTCAAAAATTTTATTTTTTTAATATCTATAACCTAGTTTTTATTTTATATTATTTTTTTTATTTTATCACAAGTAAAAAAATACTTCAAACTAAAAAGTTAATGTCGCTAAATAATAATTATTGTGATATAATTTTAGAACATAAAGTTAGAATATTAAAATAAATAAATAAAGAAAGAAAAAAAAATAAAATTAAATAAATAAAATTAAAAAAAATAACAAAAATTTTGAAAAGAGGAAAAATGATTTATTTTATTGGTGGGACAAAATTTAGAGAATTTAAATATTTTGAAATTTTAAATAAATTGAGAGAAAAAAATCCTAATATCTCTGAGAGCTTTTTTGATGCAGAACTTAAGGAAGATGAAAATTTTTTGGAAAAACTTATGACAAATTCTATCTTTTCTTCGCAGGAACTTGTCGTGTTAAAAAGAGCGCAAAAAATAAAAAAATTTGAAACATTTTTGAAAAACATCGCTAATTTGGATATAATAAATAAGCAAATTATTATTGACTATGAAAAAGAAGATGGAAAATTGAATGCCGAGCTAAAAAAAGTTCTTGATAAACTTGAAAAAGATAAAAAAATTAAAAATTTTTTGTTTTTAAAAGACGAAGATATTGAAATACAAAATTATGTTATGCTTGAGCTGAAAATAAATAAAAAAAATGCTAGTTCACTTTTGGAAATGATTGGAACAAATCCTTTTAAAGTGAAAAATGAAATTGAAAAAATAAAAATTTTTTTAGATGGAGAAAAATTTGATTTAAAAAAACTAAAGAATATTATTTCTATAGAAAAAGAATATAAAATTTACGAAATAACTAAAGAAATTTTATCAAATAGAATAAATGAAGTTATGAAATATTTGGAGCAAACTAAGGAATATATGGGAGTGCTTTATTCACTGTATAACGAATTGGAAGTTTTATATAAAATAAAAATTTTAAAAAAAGAAGGTAAACAATTTAGCTCTAATTATAACACTTTTAAAATTCAGTTTGAAAAAGTAAAAGAAGCATTTAAAATAAATAACAGAATTCCAAATTCGTATGCTATTTTCAAAAAATTGGAATTAGAGAAAAATTATAGTTTAGAAAGTTTAAAAAAATTGGTATATCGCTCCTGGGAAATTGAAAATTCTATAAAAACTGGAAAAATTGAGATGAGTGCTGGAGTCGAAAGGCTAATAATGCAGATTTCTTCACTTTATAAGATAGACTGTATAATAAAATGAAACTCATTATAATTTCGTGTTAAAATATTAATAACCACAAAAACATTAACAAGAGGAAATACATCATGAGTTGTAAATATTTTACTATAAATGCGAAAAATAAACTAGAGGTTCTGCTAGAAAAAAACTACAAAATAAAAGAGAGTTGCTGAGATTTTTAAAAAAAGTCAGGGCTACTATTTATCGGGAAATTAAGAGACTTAAAGGTGAATATTGTACTAAAAAAGCTCAGATAAATGCCAATAATAAAGTCTGTAAAAAAGGCAGAAACTTACAAAATTACTTCTGAATTAAAGTATTTAATAGAGTCCAAGCTTTATAAAATATGGTCGCCAGAACAAATTGCAGAAAGAGAATTGCAATTTATAATATAAAAAAATAAAAACCCCAAAATATTTTATTTAGAGGCTTTTTTTATTTTTTCTAGTTATATTGAATAAATATCCGTTTCACTCTCAGAATATCTTTTCAAAAAATTTTGTAACCTCTTATTTTGAGAATTAACAAAAATTTCTTCAGGCTTTCCTTCTTCTATAATTGTTCCACCATCCATAAATACTATATAATCAGATACTTCTCTTGCAAACTGCATTTCATGGGTAACAATTATCATTGTCATATTTTCTTTTACCATATCTTTTATAACTTTCAGAACTTCTCCGATAAGTTCAGGATCAAGTGCTGAAGTTGGCTCGTCAAGTAAAATTACTTTTGGACTCATTGCAACCGCCCTTGCGATTCCTACCCTTTGCTGCTGTCCTCCAGAAAGCTGATTTGGATAAAATTCGGCTTTATCTTTTAATCCCACTTTTTCAAGCATTTTTAATCCAATTTCTGTTGCTTCATTCCTATTCATTTTTTTTACAATTAAAAGACCCTCAATTACATTTTCCAAAGCAGTTTTATTTTTGAATAAATTATAATTCTGAAAAACCATTGTCGTATTTTTTCTAAGTCTGTTTATATCTTTTTTATTTATTTTGCTCAAGTCAAATGTTTCGTTTCCAAAAGTTATTGTTCCTGATGAAGCTGTTTCAAGAAAATTAAGGCTTCGTAAAAATGTTGATTTTCCAGATCCGCTCGGTCCTATGATACTTATTACCTGTCCTTTTTCTATTTTAAAGTTTATTCCTTTCAAAACTTCATTTTTTCCAAAAGACAATTTTAGATTTTCAACCTTTATCATTCTACAGTCCACCTACTCTCAATTTCTTTTCCACAATTCCCATGACTTTTTCCACAATTATGCAAACAACCCAGTAAATTCCAGCAACAACAATATATGCCTCAAAAATATCCAGCCCTGAAGCTGATATTATTTTTGCTTTTCCCATCATTTCCACAATTGAAACTGTAAAAGCAAGTGAGGAATCCTTTATCAGACTTATGAAAGTATTTCCAAAATTAGGAAAAGTTATTATAATCGCCTGTGGAAGCACAATTCTTCTCATTGCCTGCCATTTTGTCATTCCAATAGACAATGCAGCTTCAACTTGCCCTTTATCCACCGACTGAATTGCCGCCCTGAATGTTTCTGACAGATAACCTGATACATTTAAAATAAATGCCACATAAACAAATATAATCGCAGGAATATTATTCACATCTATATTAAATCCATACTTTAAATGTATATAATCTAATATTTTAGGCAATCCATAATAGGCAAGGTAAATCTGAACTAAAAGAGGTGTCCCTCTTATAAAGGACACATAAATTGTAGCAAGCCTTGTCAGCACAGGAATTTTATTTATTCTCACAAGTGCGATAAAAAAACTGAGTATCAGCGAAAATATCATCGTAACAATCGCAATATTCAGAGTCATTGGCAATGCTTTCAGTATTTCTGGAATAGCTCTTACCATAAATCCCCAGTTTAAAAAAGGTACATTATTATTCATTACTTTTCTCCTGTTTATAAATTATTTTGTATAATCTCCACCAAACCACTTTTCTGATATTTTGGCAAGCGTTCCGTCAGCTTTCATTTCAGCTAGTGCTTTATTTACTTTATTTTTCAATTCTTCGCTATCTTTTCTAAATGTGAAGTATACAGGTGTTTTTGTTACAGGCTCTCCTACGATTTCTACAAGATTTCCTCTTTGTTTTGTGAAATATCCTACTGTCAATCTGTCATTTAAAGTAGCGTCTGCTTTTCCTTGTGCAATTTCTTCAAGTGCAATTGAAACATTTCCATCAAAATAAGCATAATTTATTTCCTTATTTTTGTCAAAATCAGTCAAAGTCTTGTTATAATTGCTTCCTACTCCTGTCATAACCCTTTTACCTTTTAAATCCTCAAGTGTCTTAATGTCAGTTCTTCCCTTTTTAACGATAATTTGAGCGGCTGATACTAAATAATCATCAGAAAAAGTATATTTTTTCTCTCTTTCAGGATTTTTAGCAATTTCATTTGCAATAAAGTCAAATTTTTTCGATTCCAGTCCTAAAAACATACTATCCCAAGGTGTAGGCACAAACTCTATATCTAAATTTGCTCTTTTCCCAATTTCTTCAACAACTTCCACATCATATCCAGTTAATTTCCCACTTCCATCAGTAAACGTAAATGGTGCATAAACTCCTTCTGTTCCAACTTTCACTTTTTGTTTTCCTTCACTACTCCCACTTTTACCATTTTCCTGTTTCCCTCCACAGCTGATAAGAAATAGTCCTATCAATAAAATTCCTGTTAATTTTAAAATATTTTTCATGATTTTCCTCCTAAAATTTTTATATTTTTTGTTTACTATTAATTTATACTAATATCCCATTTAAAAAATAGAAGTAAAATTCTATAATAATTAATTTGATAACTTTTTAAAAAATCAAATTTAATTCTTAAGTATTCATATAAATAAGGGATTTTTATTGTGACCTTGGCTTGTCTAAGCATTTTTTTGAAACAAAAGCGAAACTCGCTAATGCTCAAACATATAGAAATAGAAAAAACTATTATTAATCATAATATCTATAAATAAAATTATAAAAGTCTTTAAGATGAATACTTAACAATAAATTTAATTAAAGGATTATTTTAATAGTTACATAGGTTGTATAATAGCATAATCCTATTAAAAATGACTTTAATTTCATAAATTTTTTGATCCCTACTCTTTGAAACAGGAAATAGTATTAAAACAAAAAAATTTATCTTATTAAAGAAAAAAGCCGAATAAGATTATCCGGCTTTCTAGGATGCAATCTCATTTTTCGATTTTTTTTGCTTTGAAATGAGCTTACATATAAAATTATTTCCAGTTAATTTTAAAATAAACTCTACAAATTCATGTATATTATCATATTAAGTTATAGTTTTTTATTAATAGTATACTTAATTAACCTTTTCAATCTCTTTATTTGTATATAAAAATATTATACTATAATTTTTTTAATTTGTAAAGATTATTTTTTTATAAGTGTTTCATTAAATTCTGTATACTCCAATGCAGTACCTTTAACAAGATTCTTTCCATCAAAACCAATGATGTCGCCAGGCACTAAAGTATGTGTTTCATCGTCATTTAAATATATTTCCAATTTCCCCTTTAAAACCGAAATTACAACATCTTCTCCTTCATGATTATGCAAAGGGATTTTTTCTCCTGAATCTAAAACTTCCTTCACCACTTTATAATTAGTCCCACTAAAAGCTAATCCACCTTGATTTTTTACTATTCCAGCCATTTCAATCATCTCCTCTATATTTCAAATTAACTAATATCTTTTAGCTGTACAAATATTATACTCTCATTCAAATATTTTGTAAAGCAAATTTTTTTATAACTACAACATTTGATACTAAAAACTTTATTTAAATAGAAAAATAAATCGGAGGTTCCGCTAAAAGAAAATTACAAAATAAAAGAAAGTT harbors:
- a CDS encoding amino acid ABC transporter ATP-binding protein, with amino-acid sequence MIKVENLKLSFGKNEVLKGINFKIEKGQVISIIGPSGSGKSTFLRSLNFLETASSGTITFGNETFDLSKINKKDINRLRKNTTMVFQNYNLFKNKTALENVIEGLLIVKKMNRNEATEIGLKMLEKVGLKDKAEFYPNQLSGGQQQRVGIARAVAMSPKVILLDEPTSALDPELIGEVLKVIKDMVKENMTMIIVTHEMQFAREVSDYIVFMDGGTIIEEGKPEEIFVNSQNKRLQNFLKRYSESETDIYSI
- a CDS encoding DNA polymerase III subunit delta, producing MIYFIGGTKFREFKYFEILNKLREKNPNISESFFDAELKEDENFLEKLMTNSIFSSQELVVLKRAQKIKKFETFLKNIANLDIINKQIIIDYEKEDGKLNAELKKVLDKLEKDKKIKNFLFLKDEDIEIQNYVMLELKINKKNASSLLEMIGTNPFKVKNEIEKIKIFLDGEKFDLKKLKNIISIEKEYKIYEITKEILSNRINEVMKYLEQTKEYMGVLYSLYNELEVLYKIKILKKEGKQFSSNYNTFKIQFEKVKEAFKINNRIPNSYAIFKKLELEKNYSLESLKKLVYRSWEIENSIKTGKIEMSAGVERLIMQISSLYKIDCIIK
- a CDS encoding amino acid ABC transporter permease; the encoded protein is MNNNVPFLNWGFMVRAIPEILKALPMTLNIAIVTMIFSLILSFFIALVRINKIPVLTRLATIYVSFIRGTPLLVQIYLAYYGLPKILDYIHLKYGFNIDVNNIPAIIFVYVAFILNVSGYLSETFRAAIQSVDKGQVEAALSIGMTKWQAMRRIVLPQAIIITFPNFGNTFISLIKDSSLAFTVSIVEMMGKAKIISASGLDIFEAYIVVAGIYWVVCIIVEKVMGIVEKKLRVGGL
- a CDS encoding cupin domain-containing protein: MAGIVKNQGGLAFSGTNYKVVKEVLDSGEKIPLHNHEGEDVVISVLKGKLEIYLNDDETHTLVPGDIIGFDGKNLVKGTALEYTEFNETLIKK
- a CDS encoding FeoA family protein, which codes for MMTLLQGKVGDKFFLKDIIEKKLDTRLLSLGVCRGDICKIENIANGNILIKTVETKIVLSENLAEKVEIEVVE
- a CDS encoding phospholipase D-like domain-containing protein, yielding MQKKKFFLILLIFLSIFSCKSYEKMGLQTKTTVYNADNVDFYYDLTYKKDGATHYERQIWDQAYDILDNAHDFFLMDIFVFNDWVGKGVEEKLHPLPIAEEFAQKILEKKKREPNVEIYLILDESNTFYGAFDNPTHKKLEEAGVKIGYVDLAKLRDPLHLYSAPWRLFIRPFGNPKNVGKTKNPAYEGTDPVTIRSILRALNAKADHRKLIMNESTAMLTSANPHAEGSRHSNVAFKFSSPIIQKIYDAEKPVARITKKDGSLKQRLPNKKLDIPASQNDKIKLQYFTEGATGIDISKELKKARFGDKVVIAQFFLADRKIINDIRKAAKRGVKFEIILNNSTAGLPNKASAGELMKFARKHNYDITVRFYNKGEEMYHVKMMSIFKKDYMITYGGSTNFTRRNMRNYNLENELKIISSYDQKVSKQISDYYDRLWTNRDGDFTLPYDENKNEGVFNDLLFRFIEMNGIGIF
- a CDS encoding transporter substrate-binding domain-containing protein; the encoded protein is MKNILKLTGILLIGLFLISCGGKQENGKSGSSEGKQKVKVGTEGVYAPFTFTDGSGKLTGYDVEVVEEIGKRANLDIEFVPTPWDSMFLGLESKKFDFIANEIAKNPEREKKYTFSDDYLVSAAQIIVKKGRTDIKTLEDLKGKRVMTGVGSNYNKTLTDFDKNKEINYAYFDGNVSIALEEIAQGKADATLNDRLTVGYFTKQRGNLVEIVGEPVTKTPVYFTFRKDSEELKNKVNKALAEMKADGTLAKISEKWFGGDYTK